One genomic segment of Mycolicibacterium gilvum includes these proteins:
- a CDS encoding cytochrome P450: MSQLFEDLEDFGSFDDAVSGDVRDPYPELARLRREEPIQRIDMSAMPGEEGKPVFIVYRYEDAQQMLRDNVTFSSSGVIAAFGPVLGERVMLGMDEPVHGRLRSLVSKAFSQKGLARWQDELVGRVGNELIDRFQADGKADLVKQFTFDYPSRIIAGLLGLPEQDYPQFQRWSISLLSWILNPERGLAAAAALCEYFAPILEARRTDPQDDLISLLAEAEIDGEKLTDEEIFSFLRLLLPAGVETTYRSLGNLLFALLSDTAQLDAVRADRSLLPQAIEEGVRWNPPLLTITRTTTCDTELGGVPIPAGCSVLPMLGSTNRQEDRWEDPDEFNLFRAQKANLGWGYGVHVCLGMHLARLEMRTAVNLLLDRLPGLRLDPDGDDPHIRGQVFRSPTSLPVLFDAVGSDA, from the coding sequence GTGTCCCAGCTGTTCGAAGACCTGGAGGACTTCGGGTCGTTTGACGACGCCGTGTCGGGAGATGTGCGTGATCCGTACCCGGAACTGGCCAGGCTCCGGAGGGAGGAGCCGATCCAGCGCATCGACATGTCGGCGATGCCGGGCGAGGAGGGCAAACCCGTCTTCATCGTCTACCGCTACGAGGACGCCCAGCAGATGCTGCGCGACAACGTGACCTTCTCGTCGTCCGGCGTCATCGCCGCGTTCGGTCCCGTCCTCGGTGAGCGGGTGATGCTCGGCATGGACGAACCGGTGCACGGCCGGCTGCGTTCGCTGGTGTCGAAGGCGTTCTCGCAGAAGGGGTTGGCGCGCTGGCAGGATGAGCTGGTCGGGCGCGTCGGCAACGAGCTGATCGACAGATTCCAGGCCGACGGCAAGGCAGACCTGGTGAAGCAGTTCACGTTCGACTACCCGAGCCGGATCATCGCCGGTCTGCTCGGCTTGCCCGAGCAGGACTACCCGCAGTTCCAGCGCTGGTCCATCTCACTGCTCAGCTGGATCCTGAACCCGGAACGCGGACTGGCCGCCGCGGCGGCGCTGTGTGAGTACTTCGCCCCCATCCTGGAGGCACGCCGCACCGATCCGCAGGACGATCTGATCAGCCTGCTGGCCGAGGCCGAGATCGACGGCGAGAAGCTCACCGACGAGGAGATCTTCTCGTTCCTGCGGCTCCTGCTGCCCGCCGGGGTGGAGACCACCTACCGGTCGCTGGGGAACCTTCTGTTCGCATTGCTCTCGGACACAGCGCAATTGGACGCGGTGCGGGCCGACCGCTCGCTGCTCCCGCAGGCCATCGAGGAGGGCGTGCGCTGGAATCCGCCGTTGCTGACGATCACCCGCACCACCACCTGTGACACCGAGCTCGGTGGCGTCCCGATCCCGGCGGGCTGCTCGGTGCTGCCGATGCTGGGTTCGACGAACCGGCAGGAGGACCGCTGGGAGGATCCGGACGAGTTCAACCTGTTCCGCGCGCAGAAGGCGAATCTGGGGTGGGGCTACGGCGTGCACGTCTGCCTGGGCATGCACCTCGCGCGGCTCGAGATGCGCACCGCGGTCAACCTCCTGCTCGACCGCCTGCCCGGTCTGCGTCTGGATCCCGACGGGGACGACCCGCACATCCGCGGCCAGGTCTTCCGGTCACCCACGTCGCTGCCGGTGCTGTTCGATGCGGTGGGGAGCGACGCGTGA